In Juglans microcarpa x Juglans regia isolate MS1-56 chromosome 8D, Jm3101_v1.0, whole genome shotgun sequence, the following are encoded in one genomic region:
- the LOC121243060 gene encoding uncharacterized protein At4g06744-like has translation MHKTLPLFFLYSHMMTKMLLSLVSALFILCCFFSHGYAQPGKCPPARRCPLISPPPPPNPFPRIRPRPPLYPPSLNLMPRRPPNNPGPLSNRARILFITQELKRNITYDPQNYTRTWVGNNYCLFKGFYCDTVPDLNITGLAGIVFNGARFGGRFLNFYRFIRNLPDIAIFHANSNNFTGVINRNINQLRYLYELDLSNNKFPGGFPSSVIGATNLTFVDLRYNTYAGAVPAPLFNIDTDVLFINNNGFNQTIPATLGNTPALFLTLANNKFAGTIPRSIGRAWNTLLEALFLNNRLTGCLPFEIGYLIKATVLDVGGNILTGPIPQSFGCLAKLELLNLAHNEFYGTIPESLCRLPNAYNFSLSYNYFSQVGPACRRLIRARRLDVRRNCIIGLPQQKSAAECSRFFSRPRSCPRESTFNVVPCRLRTASSAFEEEEEDEDGVIIPTIDEMTPPSPKTYSALVNPHH, from the coding sequence ATGCACAAAactcttcctctcttctttcTATACTCACACATGATGACCAAGATGCTGCTTTCACTTGTTTCAGCTCTGTTCATCCTTTGCTGCTTTTTCTCGCACGGATATGCCCAACCTGGTAAATGTCCCCCAGCACGAAGATGTCCTCTAATATCTCCCCCACCTCCTCCGAATCCTTTTCCTCGTATCCGTCCTCGACCTCCTTTGTACCCTCCATCCCTCAATCTTATGCCGCGTCGCCCGCCAAACAATCCCGGGCCATTGTCCAACAGAGCTAGGATTCTGTTCATCACTCAGGAGCTCAAAAGAAACATCACTTACGACCCTCAAAACTACACCCGCACTTGGGTTGGCAACAATTACTGCCTCTTCAAGGGCTTCTATTGCGATACCGTGCCGGACTTGAACATCACCGGACTTGCTGGCATTGTCTTCAATGGTGCAAGATTTGGGGGTCGCTTCTTGAACTTCTATCGCTTTATCCGCAATTTGCCCGACATTGCTATCTTCCATGCTAACTCCAATAACTTTACCGGCGTAATCAACCGGAACATCAACCAGTTGCGCTACTTGTACGAGCTCGACTTGAGTAACAACAAGTTCCCCGGAGGATTCCCGTCAAGTGTCATCGGCGCCACCAACCTAACCTTCGTGGACCTTAGGTACAACACCTATGCCGGGGCAGTCCCGGCTCCATTATTCAACATCGACACGGACGTTTTGTTCATCAACAACAACGGCTTCAATCAAACAATTCCAGCCACATTGGGGAACACGCCGGCACTGTTTCTCACCCTTGCCAACAACAAGTTCGCCGGAACAATCCCTCGCAGTATTGGCCGGGCTTGGAACACCCTACTCGAGGCTCTGTTCTTGAACAACAGATTGACCGGTTGTCTCCCTTTCGAAATCGGGTATTTGATCAAGGCCACCGTGTTGGACGTGGGGGGAAATATCTTGACAGGGCCAATACCGCAGTCATTCGGGTGCCTGGCAAAACTGGAGTTACTCAACCTGGCGCATAACGAGTTCTACGGGACGATTCCCGAGTCCTTGTGCAGACTTCCGAATGCGTACAACTTTTCGCTATCGTACAATTACTTCAGCCAAGTCGGGCCAGCCTGCAGGAGGTTGATAAGGGCAAGGAGGCTTGACGTGAGGAGGAACTGCATTATAGGGCTACCGCAGCAGAAGTCTGCTGCAGAGTGTTCACGTTTCTTCTCGAGGCCTAGAAGCTGCCCACGAGAGAGTACTTTCAACGTCGTTCCATGCAGACTACGTACTGCTTCTTCGGCTTtcgaggaagaggaggaagatgaagatggTGTGATTATCCCTACAATCGATGAAATGACCCCTCCTTCCCCGAAAACCTACTCTGCACTCGTGAATCCTCACCATTGA